A section of the Bryobacteraceae bacterium genome encodes:
- a CDS encoding ABC transporter ATP-binding protein translates to MSSQEIVFENVSRFYGDVLGVNHVDLRIRPGLTSIVGPNGAGKSTLMNLMCGLIYPDRGEIRVLGVSPRDTERLMRITGYATQFDAAPPWATGFEFVLSGLLLFGYSSALAERLAWAALERVGMTEAAPRKVSSYSKGMRQRIRLAQAIAHEPQVLVLDEPLNGLDPVMRAETLALFRQLAAEGRHIVLSSHVLHEVDSISDCVVLLANGSVIAEGDIRGVREEIRERPSQFLLRCADPPRLAALLFERAPVAEARLLDEDGALLVLTRDRRAFSRVLTELAAGGITIESVVPADENVNAVYEYLIGGSA, encoded by the coding sequence GTGAGTTCGCAGGAAATCGTCTTCGAGAACGTGTCCAGGTTCTACGGCGACGTGCTCGGCGTCAATCACGTCGACCTGCGCATCCGGCCGGGCCTCACCTCAATCGTCGGCCCCAACGGCGCGGGCAAGTCCACATTGATGAACCTCATGTGCGGCCTGATTTACCCGGACCGCGGCGAAATCCGCGTCCTCGGCGTTTCCCCCCGCGATACCGAGCGGCTGATGCGCATCACCGGATACGCCACGCAGTTCGACGCCGCTCCGCCCTGGGCCACCGGATTCGAGTTCGTCCTGTCCGGGCTGCTCCTGTTCGGATACTCCTCCGCGCTGGCCGAACGGCTCGCCTGGGCGGCGCTGGAGCGTGTCGGCATGACGGAGGCCGCTCCCCGGAAAGTCTCCTCGTATTCGAAAGGCATGCGGCAGCGCATCCGGTTGGCGCAGGCGATCGCCCACGAGCCGCAGGTGCTGGTGCTGGACGAGCCTCTCAACGGACTCGATCCCGTCATGCGGGCCGAGACCCTGGCGCTGTTCCGCCAGCTCGCCGCCGAAGGCCGCCATATCGTCCTTTCGAGCCACGTGCTGCACGAGGTGGACTCGATCAGCGACTGCGTCGTGCTGCTCGCCAACGGATCAGTCATCGCCGAAGGCGACATCCGCGGAGTACGGGAAGAGATCCGCGAGCGTCCCAGCCAGTTCCTGCTGCGCTGCGCCGACCCCCCGCGGCTCGCCGCGCTGCTGTTTGAACGTGCGCCCGTCGCCGAGGCGCGCCTCCTGGATGAGGACGGAGCGCTGCTCGTGCTCACCCGCGACCGGCGCGCCTTCAGCCGCGTTCTTACCGAACTGGCCGCCGGCGGCATCACCATCGAAAGCGTCGTCCCGGCCGACGAAAACGTGAACGCCGTCTATGAATATCTCATCGGAGGTTCGGCATGA
- a CDS encoding membrane protein: MAIYKRGYQRYDGPLAPHAARLGVLVRDAWRRATAPRLVTALLAASCLWPLLCAFFIYIANHAELWSGLDRNFASILSIDHQFMLTFMKVQAVFSVILAALAGPGLVSPDLANQALPLYFSRPISRLDYVLARLAALAGLLSLVTWAPGLLLFIMQASMAPPGWLAANWRLGAGLVAGFWLWILLVALAAVASSAWVRWRLIAGALVLGYFFVLSGIGAVVNGIFRVEWGDLINPIRAAYGVWCALLGAPMPQGLTLPMSLGALAMMGALLALIVERRLRPVEVVS, encoded by the coding sequence ATGGCGATCTATAAGCGCGGCTACCAGCGCTACGACGGCCCGCTCGCGCCCCATGCGGCGCGGCTCGGAGTGCTCGTGCGCGACGCCTGGCGGCGCGCCACCGCTCCCCGGCTCGTCACCGCCCTGCTGGCGGCGAGCTGCCTGTGGCCGCTGTTGTGCGCCTTTTTCATTTACATCGCCAATCACGCTGAATTGTGGTCGGGTCTCGACCGGAATTTTGCCTCTATTTTGAGCATTGATCATCAATTCATGCTCACGTTCATGAAAGTACAGGCGGTATTCTCCGTCATTCTGGCGGCGCTGGCCGGACCGGGGCTCGTCTCGCCGGATCTGGCCAATCAGGCTCTGCCGCTGTATTTCAGCCGGCCGATTTCCCGGCTGGATTACGTGCTCGCCCGGCTGGCGGCGCTCGCCGGGCTGCTGAGCCTGGTCACCTGGGCGCCGGGACTGCTGCTGTTTATCATGCAGGCTTCCATGGCGCCGCCAGGATGGCTGGCGGCGAACTGGCGGCTGGGCGCCGGGCTGGTGGCAGGCTTCTGGCTGTGGATCCTCCTGGTGGCGCTGGCGGCGGTCGCCAGCTCGGCCTGGGTGCGCTGGCGGCTGATTGCCGGGGCGCTGGTGCTCGGTTATTTCTTCGTCCTTTCGGGCATCGGTGCAGTGGTCAACGGCATTTTCCGCGTCGAGTGGGGCGACCTGATCAACCCGATTCGCGCTGCCTATGGCGTCTGGTGCGCGTTGCTCGGAGCGCCCATGCCCCAGGGACTGACGCTGCCGATGTCGCTCGGAGCGCTGGCGATGATGGGCGCCCTGCTCGCGCTGATCGTCGAACGCCGGCTGCGCCCGGTGGAGGTGGTCTCGTGA
- a CDS encoding ABC transporter ATP-binding protein: MSQPVVEIEGLHVELGRREILHGISCRLGVSGRGRAIGLLGPNGAGKSTLIRTLLGFHRPTRGSARVLGFDCHRERRQVLERIGYMPETDSFVASMTGVEFLRVLAALSGLPGPVALEKAHETLFHVGLGEARYRTLGTYSLGMRQMARLAQAIVHGPELVILDEPTNGLDPAARRRMLDLIRQMKDEHGMSVIVCSHLLADVEQVCDEVVILKDGAVVHHADLEAERRANRRFVELEVEGDDSGLGAALEQRGAACVREAAGLWRIVLPVDLDVRALWSLAAAQGLSVRRLTQRRDTLEEIFMKAMGLLRRTPGEAAASEEVEIHGDL, encoded by the coding sequence ATGTCACAGCCCGTCGTTGAGATCGAAGGCCTCCACGTCGAACTCGGGCGGCGGGAGATCCTGCATGGGATCTCCTGCCGCCTCGGCGTCTCCGGCCGCGGCCGCGCCATCGGCCTGCTCGGGCCCAACGGCGCCGGCAAGTCCACCCTGATCCGCACCCTGCTCGGCTTCCACCGGCCAACGCGCGGTTCGGCGCGCGTGCTCGGCTTCGACTGCCACCGCGAGCGCCGCCAGGTGCTCGAGCGCATCGGCTACATGCCGGAGACGGATTCTTTCGTCGCCTCGATGACTGGCGTCGAGTTCCTGCGCGTGCTCGCAGCTCTCAGCGGCCTGCCCGGACCGGTGGCGCTCGAAAAGGCGCATGAAACGCTGTTCCACGTGGGGCTCGGCGAGGCCCGCTACCGGACGCTCGGCACGTATTCGCTCGGCATGCGGCAGATGGCGCGGCTGGCGCAGGCCATCGTCCACGGCCCCGAGCTGGTGATCCTTGATGAGCCCACCAACGGGCTGGATCCTGCCGCCAGGCGCCGCATGCTCGATCTGATCCGCCAGATGAAGGACGAGCACGGCATGAGCGTCATCGTCTGCTCCCATCTGCTCGCCGACGTCGAGCAGGTCTGCGACGAGGTCGTGATCCTGAAAGACGGCGCGGTCGTGCATCATGCCGACCTTGAGGCGGAGCGGCGCGCCAACCGCAGATTCGTGGAGCTCGAAGTCGAAGGCGATGACAGCGGCCTCGGCGCGGCGCTTGAACAGCGCGGCGCGGCCTGCGTGCGCGAGGCTGCCGGGCTGTGGCGCATCGTGCTGCCGGTGGATCTCGACGTGCGCGCGCTGTGGTCCCTGGCCGCCGCGCAGGGCCTCAGCGTGCGGCGGCTCACTCAGCGGCGGGACACGCTCGAGGAGATCTTCATGAAGGCCATGGGATTGCTGCGGCGCACGCCCGGCGAGGCTGCCGCCAGCGAGGAGGTGGAAATCCATGGCGATCTATAA